CAGTGGACGGAGATCGGCGTGCACAGGTGTTTCCTCGGTACTCGGCATCATCATGCGTTGGAATCGTTTCAAACACAGGAAAAATCTCGGGTCTGAAACCGGTTAGCCCCTGGGGGGTTTCCGACTTCTAGGGCGGCGCCCCCGATCTTCCCGGGAAGCGGACCCGATATCGGCGCGAGCTCTTCGCCGGGGACGCGCCCGCCCCTCTCGGCACGCGCCGCAGGCCCCGCCGCGCTTGCTTTGCCGGGCTGTTTGCGCAGGGGAACCCCCGTCAGCCAACGGAGAGGCGGAGCGCTCTGCCGCTCGTCTCTCGTGTTTCCCCCGACGCCTAGCCTCACCTCTGCGGCATGACGCCCCTGACTGTTGTTCACGGGGAACGCGGCCTGCGGCGGGTATGCCGCCGGGGTTGGCACCGAGCGAAAGCAGAGGCGGTTCCGCCTGTCATTTCTTGGTCCCGGGTAAGACGAGCGCGCGCCTTTGTCTTACAGGTTAATAAAAGCAGAGGATTTTTCGCAAGCGCAATCTCACATCTCCGTGAATGACAGGTCGGTTGCAGGCGCTTCTCGGAGAGAAACTGCCGGTGCGTATTTCCATATCCTGACGTGTTTTCTCAATTTTAAAGGAAATCTCAGAAGAGAAATGCTGCCGACCTAGAGTCCCCTGCCCCCCCTGATCGGCGCTGATCTACTTGCCCCATAGTGAAAGTGCGTGAGCAGTATGAATATCCATTAACTTCAACCCCTCAGGCCACAAAGCGGTCCCGTTACGTTCCCGAACCTGAGGTGAAGGCCGACGTGAATTCGCAAACCGGGGTACAAAGTTTCTTTGCCAACGGTCTCTGCGGTTGTTTCCTGCAAGTCCGCAATGCGCCGAAGTGACGGCGAGTCTGAGTAGCACGTGAAGAGGAGGGTTCAACGATGGACACAAGTCCGATCCACACGACCGAAACATCGTCGCGCAACGTCGTAGAGCTGCCGACGCCGTCTGGTGCCGCGATCATTGCCAGGATCGCGGAGCAGGAGGACCGTGCGGGCAAGCTGTCCCAGAGCCTCGATATGCAGCGGCATCGCGACCTGTCGAGCGGGAACCAGCGCTCCCCGACATCGTCGGATTCGGCCGTGGGGCGCGAAATCCGCGAGCTTCGCCGGGCGCAGGGGCGGACCCAGAAGGAGCTGGCGCGGATGGTGGGCGTCACCGGGGCCCAGCTTCACCGCTACGAGACGGGAACCACCCGGATCGCGGCCAGCCGGCTGATCGCCATCGCCAACGCGCTGGACATCCGGCCGGACGTGCTGATCGCCGCCGGGTCCACCCGGGCCGTTCCCGCCCCGCCTCCGCCCGCCTTCCAGGCCGGCTCCGGCGATGACATCGTGGAGCTGATCCAGGCTTTCAGCACGATCACCGATCCGAGGCACCGCAGCGCCCTGGTCGCGGTGGCCAGGATGATGGCCGCGCAGTACGGCCGCCACGACGGGTCCAGCCAGACGGACTGAGCGTTCCCGTCCTGCGCCCCCGGTGCCTGCACCGGCATTCCTGCGGGGCGCCACGACGGGTTTTCCCCGCCTCCGCAGCGTCGCCCGGCTTGCCGATCCAATTCCGATCGGCGGCGCTGGACGCCGTGCGGAGACGGAGGACCCCGCTAGGCCTCAAGGCTCTAAGCTCTAAGCTCTAAGCTCTAAGCTCTAAGCTCTAAGCTGCCGGACTCAGCCCTTCCAGGCGCGCCAGGGCCCGGCCACAAGTTCCGCCACCGACCAGGCATCAATCCGGGACGGACGCTCAGGGCTCGCGGGAGAGTTCCGCCGCCCGTGCCGCAAGGCCGCCGCCCTGCCCTTCCAGCACCTGCCGGAGCAGTGTGCGATCGCGCAGGCGCGACGCCGTGTCCCTCGGGCCTCGACCCTGGTCCCGCACCGTGACCACCGCCAGCACCGGCCTGCTCCCGCCGCCCAGGCTGTTCCAGCCCTGCTCCGCCCGGCTGCGGAAGCCGCCGCCCGCGGGCACGCCGTGAAGCCAGGCGGCCACGGCCACCAGGCGTGTGCCGTCCGGCGACTGCCGCCCGCGCCAGGTCGCGTCACCGGCCCGGACGGAGAAGGTCAGCGCCTCGTCGTCCTCGCCGGCCACCCGGTTGCCCTCGGCCGTGACGGCCGACCAGGTGACGCGGGGCGAGAAGACCAGGAGCCGGGCGGAGAGGACGAGGCCCTGGCAGGCCAGCTCGCCCGAGGGCAGCCCGGAGCAGCCCTCGGGCGCGGTCAGCGCTGCGGGCACCGCGACCGGCCGCCCCCCCTCCTCCGGCCCCAGCCCGGCCACGAGGGCCGGCGCCGCACCGGCGACGGCCAGCTGCAGGGCGGCCACGCCGAGGAGGATGGCGGCGCGCGGGGGGCCGGCGGTCTCGCCCGTCCGGATCCGTTGCGGGGCCGGCTCCGGCCGCGCCGTGTCCTGCCGGAAGGGCAGGCCCAGGAGCACGAGCGCGAGGAGGACGGCGCTGAAGAACACCCAGCCGTAGATCAGGTGGTCCGCCGCCGCCGCCTCCGCGCTGCCGAGGTGATGGCCGAGCACCACGATGCCGAGCGCCCGGAGCCCGTTCGCCAGGATCGGCACGACGATCGCCAGGACGAGCACGAGGAGCCGCCGGCCAGGGCTGCGGAACATCACCAGAGCATAGAGCGCGCCGAAGGCGAGGGACGCGATGGCGAAGCGCAGCCCGGCGCAGGCCTCGGCGACGAGGAAGGTGCCGGAGGGGATCTCGATGATCAGGTCGTCGGCGTAGTGCGTGATGCCGAGGAGCTGCAGCCCCGCCACGATCATCCAGGCCGTCACCCGCTGCAGGGCGGGCACGGCGAAGGCGCCGAAGGGCACGAGGAAGACGAGGTAGGCGAGCGGGGCCGCCATCGCCAGCCCGATGCGCCATCCCAGCACGGAGAGCGCCGCCAGCACCGCCAGGGCGAGGGCGGCGAGCTGGCGCCCCTCCATGATCCCCAGCCGCTCCGCCGCCAGCCAGGCCAGGGCGGCGCCGAGGGCGGGGATCGCGAAGAGGGCCGTCGGCTCCGGGACCAGGCCGGCGAGGCGGGCGCGGCGCTGCCAGGCGAGCCAGGCAGCGATGGGGAGGACGAGCCAGCAGTGGTTGTAGGCGGTGGAGCGGTCCCAGGTCTCGACCGCCGTCGCCGCCTCCGTCGCGAAGAGGACGCCGAGCGCGGCGAAGGAGGCCAGAAGCACGAGAAGGGCCGGCCCCCACCCCTGCGGGAGGGCGCCGGCCAGCGCGCCGGGCGGCGCCGTGCGGGTCGTGCTCATTCGGCGGCCTGCATTTCGTAGGAGGGCGGCTGCGGCGACAGCAGCGCGTCCAGCCGCCGCAGGGTGGCCGACCAATCGTGCCCACGGGCGACCGCGGCGCGGGCGGCAGCGCCCATGCCAGGGATCTGGCCGCCCAGGGCGACGGCGATGGCGGCCGCCGTGGCGGAAGCACCATCGGCGACGAGGATGTCCCGGCCGGCAGCGGCGCGCACGCCCTCGAAGGCCTGGGGAGAGGCGATGACGGGGCGGGCCAGGGCCATGGCCTCCAGCACCTTGTTCTGGATGCCGCGCGCGATGCGCAGCGGCGCGACCGCCGCGGCGGCGTGGGCGATGTAGGGGCGGGTGTCCGGCACCGCGCCCGTGACGTGCACGCCCGGCAGCGCGGCCAGCGCGCGCACCGCCGGGGCGGGATTGGCGCCGACGACGTGGAACTCCGGTGCGGAGCCTGCCGCAGGGCCTGGGGCGGCGCGCAGCAGCGGCATCACCTCCGCCGCGAACCAGCACACCGCCTCCACGTTCGGGCGGTAGTCCATGGTGCCGGTGAAGACGATCGGCGGCGCCGCGTCGCGATAGGGGTTGGCGTAGGGCAGCGCGGGGTCGAAGCGCGACAGGTCCACGCCGTTATCCACCCAGTCCAGCCGCCCCGCGCTCTCGGGCGCGAGGGCGGCGAAGTGGTCCCGCTCCTCGCGCGAGACGAGGAGCGTGCGGTCGAAGACGGCCGCCGCGCGGCGCTCGAAGCTGAGGAGGGTGCGGGCCTCGCGCGCCCAGACCTGGCGCATCGGCGGCGCGGCGCCCTCCGCGTAGGCGGCCCACTTGGCGGAATCGACGTCCACCAGGTCCAGCACGCGCCGCAGCGGCGGAAGGCCGGGGCCCATGACGTAGGGCGCCATGGAGGAGGAGTAGACGAAGGCCGCCTCGTAGCGCCGGGCCGCGAGCCCAGCCTCCACCCAGGCGTGCAGGGCCGGCGCGTGGAACCAGCCGAGGGTGAGCGGCAGCCCCGGGCGCACCCGCGTCAGCGCGCGGGCCGCGGCGGCGGCGCGCCCGCCGGTCGGGTGGCACTCCACCCTGTCGCACACCCCGCGCAGCGCCGGCAGGTGCTTCAGGTCGGCCGGATCGTCCACGAGGCAGCCGAGATCCACGGTCCAGCTTCGCGACAGGTGCTCCAGCATGTGCCAGGCGCGGATCTTGTCGCCCTTGTCCGGCGGGTAGGGGATGCGGTGGCAGAGGAAGAGGAGGCGCGGGCGCATCGCGGTCATCCCAGCCCCCGCACGATGGGCGGCCCCAGCAGGTTCGCCACCGGCAGGGGCAGGCGGCGCCAGGCGGCAATCATCAGCCTGTAGCGCGGGTTGGTCGGGTTGTTGTCCGGCAGGCGCGCGCCCTCCCGCAGCCGGTAGCAGTAGTGCAGCGGCTGCGGCGCGAAGCCCCAGTTCTTCTTGAAGTCGAAGGCGCCCGTGCCGGACTTGCTGCGGCCGAAGTCAAAGACGCGCGCGCCGCGCTCTGCCCCCGCGCGCCGCATCACCTCCCAGTACATCACGTCGTTGGCGGCCAGGGCGCGCGCGGCGCGCGTGCCGCCGCCGTAGTAGGGCAGCACCTCGTCGCGGAAGTGGAAGCTCAGCACGGAGGCCACGGGGCGGTCCTCGTGCAGCACCGTCAGCACGTCCGACATGCCGGGGAAGGCAGTGCCGAGCAGCCGGAAGTAGTGGCGGGAGAAGACGGGGCTGCCGAGGTTCCGCACGCTCTCGGCGTAAACGCGGTGCAGCATGTTCGTGTCGCCGTTCACCACCGTGGCCAGGCCATTCCCCAGCCCCTTGCGCACCACGGCGCGCTGCTTGCGCGGGATGGCCTTCATGTCGGCCTCCGCGTCACCCGTGATGGGCTTGCGGAAGGTGTAGTAGAGCGGCGGCCGCTCCTGCCAGCCGAGGTCGGGCGCGCCGAGGCGGCGGAACTCCAGGCAGGGCACGCCGGTGCGGCGCATCAGGTCGTGCGCGTGATCCTCCAGCGCCGCCGCGGCCTCCGGCGTGGAGGAGACGGGGCCGCCATAGACGCAGAAGGGCGTGGAGACGAGCGCGTCGCCGAAGAGACGCGTGCGGATGCGCGCCAGCGGCAGCACGCCGACCACGGCGCCGTCCTGCTCGGCATAGGCGTAGTGCGTGGCGTGGCCGAAGGCCTCCGCGATCACGCGCCGCCAGGCGGCGAGGTGGAAGAAGGTGGCGTCCGGCGTGGCCTGGACGAAGCGGTCCCAGGCGCCGCTGGCGGCGTCCTCGAGCGGGCGGATGCGAACGGCCATGATGCCCTCCCTAAGCCGTGCCGATTTCGGCGGCGTGGACGCGATCGATCCGGTCCCAGGCGAAGTCCCGCAGCAGCCGGTCCACCCGCGGCGCCATGGAGGAGAGCCGGCTGTAGTGGCGGAAACGCGAGAGCGGCGGGGCGCTGAGGACCCGGGGCTGGCCCGGATCCACCTCCCAGGGGTGGAAGTAGAAGATGCCCGGGCGCCGCTCCGCCGCGTTCACCCGCCGCAGCCCGGCGCGGAACACAGGATATGGCAGCAAGCGGAACCAGCCGCCGCCTGCGCAGGGCAGGTTGCGGCCCAGGGCGCGCAGGGTGGTCATCGGCAGTTCCACCACGCCGTCCGGAAAGGGCCGGTGCGGCCCGCGCGGCGCGTCCGGCGCGCCGTAGAGGTCGTGGCGCACGGGGAACACGGAGGAGCTGTAGCGGTGCCCCTCCTCCGCCAGGATGCGGTGCGCCCAGGGCGTGCTGGCGGGGCCGATGGAGAAAGTGGGCGCGCGATAGCCGGTCACGGCCGTGCCCCCCGCGTCCTCCAGCACCTGACGGGCGCGGCGGATGTCGGCGCGAAAGGCCTCCGCGCCGATCTCGTACACCCGCTCATGGCCGAAGCCGTGGCTCGCCAGCTCGTGCCCGGCGGCGACGATGCGGCGGATCAGCGCGGGCTGGCGCTCCGCCACCCATCCCAGGGTGAAGAAGGTCGCGCGCACTCCGGCGCGGGCGAAGCGGTCCAGCACGCGGTCCGTGCTGTCGACGACGCGGGGCGCCAGCGCGTCCCACTCGCTCCGCGGGATCACCCCGGCGAAGGCCTGGACCTGGAACCAGTCCTCCACGTCCACGCTCATGGCGTTGGTGAGAGAGAGCATCACCGGCGCGCCCGGCCGCCATCGACGAACAGCTCGGACATCCGGTCGAAGATCCGCTCGCGCCGAGCCATCAGGCGCTCCAGCGTCTCGATCCGGTCGGCCAGGCGGTCCAGCCTGTCGGCGCTGCCGGAGGCGCCATCGTGGCCGCCGTGCTCCGGCGCGCCGCCGCTGAGGTCGTCCTCCAGCTCCAGCGCCGTCGCCTCCACCATCGGGCCGGTCAGCTCGTCCGTTCCCTCCAGCGCGCCGGCGAGAAGCACGCGGGAGCAGAGGCGGTTGATCCGGCGGGGGATGCCGCCGCTGTAGCGGTGCACCAGGTCCAGCGCCGGCTCCTCCCAGCTCGGGCAGCCATCCCAGCCGACCGCGCGCAAGCGGTGCTCCACATAGGCGTGCGTCTCCTCCCGAGAGAGGCCGCCGAGGTGGTAGGAGGCGAGGACGCGCTGGCGGAGCTGGTCGAGGTCGGGGCTGGCGAGCATGCGGCGCAGCTGCGGCTGGCCCAGCAGCACCGTCTGCAGGGGGTGGCCGCCATCCGTGACGTTGGAGAGCATCCGCAGCTCCTCCAGCGCCTGCAGCGGCAGGCCCTGCGCCTCGTCCACGATCAGCAGGTGGCGCCTGGTCGCGTCACGCAGGGTGGCGGCGATCCCGAGCAGCACCCGCGCCTTGCTGCCGTCGGACGGCGCGCCGAAGGCGTCGGCGACGAGCCGCACCACGTCGTCGCCCGAGACCTGGGTGGTGGCGATGCGCGCGACGGCGAAGCCCTCCGGGTCCAGCGTGGCGCAGAGCCGCTCGACGAGGGTGGTCTTGCCCGCGCCGACCTCCCCGGTGACGACGACGAAGCCCTCCCGCTGCGCCAGCCCGTAGGTGAGGTGGGCGTAGGCGCGGCTGTGAACGGAGCTGGCGAAGAAGAGCCGCGCGTCCGGCGTCATCTGGAAAGGCTGTTCGCGGAAGCCGTAGCGGTTGATGTGCATTGCGTGTCCCTCGGAAGGGCCCCTCAGAAGGTTTGGCGCAGGCCGACGAGCACAACGTTCTGCAGCGCCCGCCCGGAGGCGTCCTCGTCGCCGCGGCTCGTGATCGCGTACTGCGCGAAGGCGCTGAGGCCGGGCCGCAGCTGGGTCGCCAGCGTGACGCTGGCGCTGACCACGTCGCCGTTGCCGGCGCCCGGGGAGGTGAACCGGCCGTACTGGACGTTGCCGATGGCGGTGGTCGCGGGCGTCAGCTCGTGCGACCAGGAGAGGCTGGCGGAGGTGCCGCGCTGGGAGAAGGCGGTGGTCCCGGCCTGCACCGAGACGGGCTGGCGCTCCTCGTGCGAGACGGTGAGCGTGATCCGGTCCCGCGGCCAGGACTGGCTGACGGAGAGGGCGGCGCGGCGGATGCGGAACAGGCTGCTCTGCACGCCGAGGAGGGAGTCCGAGAAGGGCTGCGCGGTGGGGGCGCCGGTCGCCGAATCCACGGGGTTGCCGTACTCGTCCAGCGTGGTGGTGGAGAGGAGGTCCACCGCGCGCTGCGCGCCCGTCGTCAGCCGCTCCGAGTAGTTGGCGAAGAGCTGCGTGCGGACGCCGAGCCCGATCACCGCGTCCACCGTTGCGGAGTTGAAGCCGTCGCGCCGGCCGTACTTCACGGTGATCCAGCTCTCGGGCGAGAAGTTCACGCGCCCGCCGAAGGCCCAGACCGGCTCGCTGATGTGGATGCCGGGGACGCCTCCGTAGCGCTGCCCCTCGTATCCACCTTCCACGAGCGCGAGGATGGAGTGGGTGATGGCGTAGCGCGCCTGCACGGAGGCGATCCGCTTGTAGGCGCCGTCCAACACGCCCGTGCCGTCGTAGCTGGTGGAGGCCAGGCGGGTCTCGAAGGCCAGCCGGCCGAAGTTCTCGCCCGTGCGGCCCACCGCGTAGAACTCGTGCGCGGTGAAGTCCTGGTCGGCGAAGTAGCGCTGGCCGCCCGGCGTAAAGGCGCCGCCGGAGGAACCGCCGCCGAAGCCGCTGCCGCCGAGGTCCTGCTGCACCGCCTGGAAGGCGTAGCCGACCTGCACGGTCCCCAGCCCGCCGAAGCGCTGCACGAAGTAGGGAGAGACCTGGACGGTGTTCGTCTGGACCCGGTTGTTGCGCCCCACCACGGCGTTGCCCTGCCCGGCGTAGCCGCCGCTCGCGGCCTGGGTCGCGCCCGATCCGCGCAGGTCCAGGAAGACCTGGTCCGGCACCACCGTGATCAGCGCCTGCCCGTTGAAGCGCTGGTCCACGCGGTTCCGCTCGCCCTCCGCGGTGTGGAACTGGATGCTCGGCGCGTAGTTGATGAGGCCGCGGATCCGGTCCGTGTCCACGGAGAGGAGAAGGCCGGGGATGATGCTGGTGACGAAGTCGTCCCGCTTGTCCCTGCGGCTCTGGTCGAGGTTGTCGGTGTAGAGGAACTGCACGCCGAGGCTGGGCGTGACGGCCCAGCCGCGCCCGGGCTCGCCGGGCGGGGGCGCGACGGCGCCGTAGGGAAAGTCCGGCGCGTCCAGGCGGACCCGGCCGGTATCCGCCGCCGGTGGCAGGACGAAGGGGCCGGAGGAGACGAGGCCGGCGCCAGCATCCGGCACCCCCGTGCCTGATGACAACGACGGCGACTGCGACGGCGCCGCGGGGCGCAGCTCCAGGGCGCTCAGGGAAGGCTCGGCCAGCGCCGGAGAGGCGAAGAGCGGGACGCCAAGGGCGAGGAGGGCGCCGGCGGCGTGCCGGCGACGGGCGGGGAGTCGCCCCTCCGCCTCAAACCCGACCGCCTCACCCGGCATCGGGCGCACCGTAGTCGCCGTGGGCGCCGAAGGTGTCGTTGGCGGAGAAGCGGGCGCGATTCAGCAGGAGCTGCAGCACCGGGCAGGCCTCCAGCATGTCCAGCGCGGCCTCCACCT
This genomic window from Pararoseomonas sp. SCSIO 73927 contains:
- a CDS encoding FemAB family XrtA/PEP-CTERM system-associated protein; this encodes MAVRIRPLEDAASGAWDRFVQATPDATFFHLAAWRRVIAEAFGHATHYAYAEQDGAVVGVLPLARIRTRLFGDALVSTPFCVYGGPVSSTPEAAAALEDHAHDLMRRTGVPCLEFRRLGAPDLGWQERPPLYYTFRKPITGDAEADMKAIPRKQRAVVRKGLGNGLATVVNGDTNMLHRVYAESVRNLGSPVFSRHYFRLLGTAFPGMSDVLTVLHEDRPVASVLSFHFRDEVLPYYGGGTRAARALAANDVMYWEVMRRAGAERGARVFDFGRSKSGTGAFDFKKNWGFAPQPLHYCYRLREGARLPDNNPTNPRYRLMIAAWRRLPLPVANLLGPPIVRGLG
- a CDS encoding XrtA system polysaccharide deacetylase, encoding MLSLTNAMSVDVEDWFQVQAFAGVIPRSEWDALAPRVVDSTDRVLDRFARAGVRATFFTLGWVAERQPALIRRIVAAGHELASHGFGHERVYEIGAEAFRADIRRARQVLEDAGGTAVTGYRAPTFSIGPASTPWAHRILAEEGHRYSSSVFPVRHDLYGAPDAPRGPHRPFPDGVVELPMTTLRALGRNLPCAGGGWFRLLPYPVFRAGLRRVNAAERRPGIFYFHPWEVDPGQPRVLSAPPLSRFRHYSRLSSMAPRVDRLLRDFAWDRIDRVHAAEIGTA
- a CDS encoding TIGR03087 family PEP-CTERM/XrtA system glycosyltransferase; protein product: MTAMRPRLLFLCHRIPYPPDKGDKIRAWHMLEHLSRSWTVDLGCLVDDPADLKHLPALRGVCDRVECHPTGGRAAAAARALTRVRPGLPLTLGWFHAPALHAWVEAGLAARRYEAAFVYSSSMAPYVMGPGLPPLRRVLDLVDVDSAKWAAYAEGAAPPMRQVWAREARTLLSFERRAAAVFDRTLLVSREERDHFAALAPESAGRLDWVDNGVDLSRFDPALPYANPYRDAAPPIVFTGTMDYRPNVEAVCWFAAEVMPLLRAAPGPAAGSAPEFHVVGANPAPAVRALAALPGVHVTGAVPDTRPYIAHAAAAVAPLRIARGIQNKVLEAMALARPVIASPQAFEGVRAAAGRDILVADGASATAAAIAVALGGQIPGMGAAARAAVARGHDWSATLRRLDALLSPQPPSYEMQAAE
- a CDS encoding AAA family ATPase encodes the protein MHINRYGFREQPFQMTPDARLFFASSVHSRAYAHLTYGLAQREGFVVVTGEVGAGKTTLVERLCATLDPEGFAVARIATTQVSGDDVVRLVADAFGAPSDGSKARVLLGIAATLRDATRRHLLIVDEAQGLPLQALEELRMLSNVTDGGHPLQTVLLGQPQLRRMLASPDLDQLRQRVLASYHLGGLSREETHAYVEHRLRAVGWDGCPSWEEPALDLVHRYSGGIPRRINRLCSRVLLAGALEGTDELTGPMVEATALELEDDLSGGAPEHGGHDGASGSADRLDRLADRIETLERLMARRERIFDRMSELFVDGGRARR
- a CDS encoding helix-turn-helix domain-containing protein; protein product: MDTSPIHTTETSSRNVVELPTPSGAAIIARIAEQEDRAGKLSQSLDMQRHRDLSSGNQRSPTSSDSAVGREIRELRRAQGRTQKELARMVGVTGAQLHRYETGTTRIAASRLIAIANALDIRPDVLIAAGSTRAVPAPPPPAFQAGSGDDIVELIQAFSTITDPRHRSALVAVARMMAAQYGRHDGSSQTD
- the xrtA gene encoding exosortase A, which gives rise to MSTTRTAPPGALAGALPQGWGPALLVLLASFAALGVLFATEAATAVETWDRSTAYNHCWLVLPIAAWLAWQRRARLAGLVPEPTALFAIPALGAALAWLAAERLGIMEGRQLAALALAVLAALSVLGWRIGLAMAAPLAYLVFLVPFGAFAVPALQRVTAWMIVAGLQLLGITHYADDLIIEIPSGTFLVAEACAGLRFAIASLAFGALYALVMFRSPGRRLLVLVLAIVVPILANGLRALGIVVLGHHLGSAEAAAADHLIYGWVFFSAVLLALVLLGLPFRQDTARPEPAPQRIRTGETAGPPRAAILLGVAALQLAVAGAAPALVAGLGPEEGGRPVAVPAALTAPEGCSGLPSGELACQGLVLSARLLVFSPRVTWSAVTAEGNRVAGEDDEALTFSVRAGDATWRGRQSPDGTRLVAVAAWLHGVPAGGGFRSRAEQGWNSLGGGSRPVLAVVTVRDQGRGPRDTASRLRDRTLLRQVLEGQGGGLAARAAELSREP
- a CDS encoding TIGR03016 family PEP-CTERM system-associated outer membrane protein, with the translated sequence MPGEAVGFEAEGRLPARRRHAAGALLALGVPLFASPALAEPSLSALELRPAAPSQSPSLSSGTGVPDAGAGLVSSGPFVLPPAADTGRVRLDAPDFPYGAVAPPPGEPGRGWAVTPSLGVQFLYTDNLDQSRRDKRDDFVTSIIPGLLLSVDTDRIRGLINYAPSIQFHTAEGERNRVDQRFNGQALITVVPDQVFLDLRGSGATQAASGGYAGQGNAVVGRNNRVQTNTVQVSPYFVQRFGGLGTVQVGYAFQAVQQDLGGSGFGGGSSGGAFTPGGQRYFADQDFTAHEFYAVGRTGENFGRLAFETRLASTSYDGTGVLDGAYKRIASVQARYAITHSILALVEGGYEGQRYGGVPGIHISEPVWAFGGRVNFSPESWITVKYGRRDGFNSATVDAVIGLGVRTQLFANYSERLTTGAQRAVDLLSTTTLDEYGNPVDSATGAPTAQPFSDSLLGVQSSLFRIRRAALSVSQSWPRDRITLTVSHEERQPVSVQAGTTAFSQRGTSASLSWSHELTPATTAIGNVQYGRFTSPGAGNGDVVSASVTLATQLRPGLSAFAQYAITSRGDEDASGRALQNVVLVGLRQTF